The following is a genomic window from Halodesulfovibrio marinisediminis DSM 17456.
GATGCTCGAGGGATTCCTGTACACCGGCAAGATGCTTTTCGTGAGGCAGGATATTAAGTGTGTAGTAGATGGAAGCATTTTTCGCATGCGCTTTGGAGCAGGCTACTTCAAGTTCTTCCCAGTCAAAACCGCCGGAGCTTGCGCGAAGGCTGTGTTTTTTTCCACCAAGATAACAAGCATCTGCACCGTAAAGCAGTGCAGTATCAAGTCTGTCCATATCTCCTGCTGGACAAAGCAGTTCAGGCAATTTTTTTGTCATAATATTTGTAACTAAACAGGAAGTCCCTGCTTAGAGCGTAGTTCTTTTAAGTTATCAAGCACATTGTGCGGTACAAACAACCCACCCTTACCACGGCCAAGCGCAATATTAGGCTTCACCGCGCCGTGATAGTCCGATCCGCCAGTGAGTGCAAGTCCATGTACGGCTGCAAGCTCGACAACAAGTCGTGTTGAAGCATCACCGTGTTCACTGTGGTAGGCTTCCAACGCATCCAGCCCGTGAGGTTTCAGCGTCGCGATCATATCATTAAGATACTCTGTGGAGCGCCCATGAATACACATATGAGCCCATGATACGGTAGCTCCTTCCTCTTTCAGCAGCTTGACACCTTCAATTGGTGTAAGAACTTTTTTGGGAGCGTATGCCTTGCCACCGTCGCACAGCATTTCGTCAAAAACGCTTTTTACAGTCTTAAAGTATTTTTTATTAACAAGAACCTGCGCAATATGAGGGCGACCAACAGAACCGTCACCAGCGGCTTCAAGCACTTCTTCATAGGTAATATCCATACCAAGTGCCTGCAGTTTTTCAACGATGATCTTGTTGCGTTCAGCGCGGTATTTACGCAACTCACCCATTACGTTTTGCAGCTTAGAAGCTTTTGGATCAAGCCAAAGGCCGAGAAGATGAATTTCACCGAAGTCGGTTTTTACTCCCAGTTCGCAGCCCGGGATAACGTCAACACCGAGCTCCTTACCTATATCCATAGCTTCTTCAACACCGGCAACGGTATCGTGGTCTGTTAGTGCAAGTGTTGTAATGTTGTTTTTTTTAGCTAGTTGTATCAGTTCTTCAGGAGAGTCACTTCCATCAGAAGCTGTCGAATGCGTGTGCAAGTCGATATATGTCCGCGTCATATTTCCTTCCGTTTGTAGGACTATCTACTAATGTCTCTGGTTGTTCTTTCACCATTTTAATTACGCCTGCGGTTTGCGCCTTGTCAAATGGCGAATTTGTGGTGTTCTCTATCTTACTTATTTTATAAGCTCTTATTTTAAATTTTTTCAAAATTATACTACGCCGCTTCTTGTTGCTGTGCGTACAGTAACTGCGTATACTACCCCTTCTGCACACAACGTGTGTATATATTTTTTAAGGAGTCGTACTGTGACTGTACAAGCTGATTTACTGAAGATTCTTGCCTGCCCGAAGTGTAAGAACTCTCTTGAACTTACTGAAGATAAAGACGGACTTTCTTGCTCCAAATGCAACGTTGTGTACCCTATTCGCGAAGAAATTCCTGTAATGTTGGTAGAAGAATCCATCCCTCAGGAAGACTGGGACAACGGAGTGCGCGAAGCACGTAAGTAAGTTTTCCCCGCTCGCTCAGTTGTAGTCTTGCACGCAGTTGCTTATCTTGACGGATTGTTGTCTCTGCTTATGATATCTGCTGAAAGGAGAGCCGGATTATGGTTATCAATTATGGATCCTTTTACGACTTCCCTCATCTGTTTGATAAACTGATGAATGACCTGCACGACCCGCAGCCAACTTCCTTGAGAGGCGCAACATTTCCTCCGCTGTACATCAGTGAGGATGATGTAAACGTCTATGTAAGGGCACTGCTGCCGGGGGCTGCAATGGAAGACGTAGAGCTAGCTATTGAAGATAATACCCTTGTGCTTCGAGGGGAACTCAAGCCTGTTCAAGGAAAATATCACCAACAGGAACGCCCGACAGGCTCATTTCAACGGCTGGTAAAAGTCAATGTTCCGATCCATAAAGACGGTATTACCGCAACCATGAAGTCCGGCATGCTGTTTGTTCAGTTGCCTAAGTCTACGGCAATGCAGCCGCACACAATCCATATCCAACCAAGGTAGCAGCTATGCACCAGATAGCTAACAGAATAGGAAAGCGTCCACTGGTACAGCCCCCATCTGATTTTGTTGAACGGGAAGACGGATTTTATCTCTACCTTGATATGCCGGGAGTAGAGAAAGAAAAACTCCTTTTGGACATTGAAAACGACAAGCTTTCGGTTCAGGCAAAATCTAACTTCGGACTTGTTTCTGGAGAACGTGTACACTCTATGGAATTTGGGGAAGTGGAGTATTGTGCGCGTTTTGAAGTAAGCGAGCTTGTGGATAAAGAAAGGGTAAGCGCCAAATTTGAAAACGGCGTACTGACAATATATCTTCCAAAACGGAATGAAGTACCGCCTAAGCGCATTAAAATTGACGTCCTCTAACTATTTTTACAGACACACTTAATGAAAATTTTATTTATCTCAGATTTGCACGGTTCTTATGACCGTGCAAAAACTGTTTTGGACAAGGCTGAAAAAATTAATCCGGACTGCATTGTACTGCTTGGTGACCTGCTGTACCACGGTCCTCGTAACCCGCTTCCAGTGGGACACGATCCTAAAGCGACTGTCGGCCTTCTGAACAGCTACAAAGACAAAATTATTGCGGTGCGCGGTAATTGCGATGCAGAAGTAGACCAGATGGTACTCGAGTTCCCGATTATGTCAGATTTCTCTTGGTTGCTCGCGGACGGTCGCCGCATCTTCCTTACCCACGGTCATCTGTGGAATCCAGAAAACATGCCTCCGCTTTGTGCAGGAGATATCTTCGTATACGGACATGTTCATCGTCCTAAAGCATATACTGATGAAAATGGCATTATCATCTGGAACCCGGGTTCATGTTCACTTCCTAAACAGAGTGATCGCCCTACGTATGCGGTGTATGAAGATAACACCTTCTGTGTTTTTGAATTAGACGACACACGCATTCTTGAACAAATTTTGTAGGGGTATCCATGCAAGCTGCTGAATCTTTCTCTGCGCCTATTACATTGCGCGGTAGAACCATCCAGAATCGCCTGTGTCTTGCCCCTATGGCAGGACTCGGACACATTGCATACCGCTCTGTTGCCGCACATTACGGTGGTTACGGTCTTCTGTTTACAGGTATGTGCAGCGCCCGCGCTGTACCAACAGAAAATCGTTACAAGTCTCCGGTGTTCAGCTGGCAAGATGAAGAACTGCCCAAGCTGGTATGCCAATTGTTTGGTGCTGCACCGGATGACATGGCACTCGCCGCAGAACGTGTTCAACAAGAAAACTTCTTTGGTGTTGATATCAACATGGGATGTTCAGTTGCTCCCATTGTAGACAGGCAATGTGGTGCTGATCTCATGCGTGATGTTGATCGTGCCTGTGAGATGGTTGAAAAGGTTCGCAAAGCTGTTGATATCCCGTTGTTTGTTAAATTCAGAACAGGCTGGCAGAACGAGCCGGAACCAGCAATAGCCTTTGCAAAAATGCTGGAACAGGCTGGTGCGGATGCATTGACATTCCATCCGCGTGTTGCACCAGACAGACGCACAAAGCGCCCACGCTTTGATGATATCACGCTCGTAAAAGAGGCTGTATCAATCCCAGTTTTTGGAAACGGTGACGTGTGGGATGTTGCATCTGCTAAAGCTATGGTGGAGCGCACAGGTTGTGACGGTCTCGCCATTGGTCGTGCGGCAATTTCCAAGCCGTGGATGTTTGCAGAACTGTCTGAAGGCTTCGAAGCGACACCGGAAACGTATAGAGAATCGCTCTTTTTGTTTTTGGATCAAATTGAAAAATGGTACGACCCGACCCGTGCGATTAAGCTTTACAAAAAGTACTGCATGTATTTTGCGGCAAACTTTTTATATGGTAACCGCTTGTTCGGGCAGTTGATTGCTGGTGATACCATGGAGATTATGCGTGAAAACGCAGGGCGTTGTTTTGGCGATAGGATTCCGCAAATTTCTAAGAGCCTCAATGCCCTGATGATGAACCGATAGTATTGAGACTTTTCTGTCGTTAGTACTTGTAGCGGGGACTTGAGAGTCTGTAGACTGTTTTTTCGATATCTTGTGGTTCATGCTACACTACTCTTCTCGTAAAAAGAAAAGGGCTGTCCTAGTTACATAGGTCAGCCCTTTTTATTTAAGTCAGTAGCGTAAAGTCGTGTGGAGGCATAGTCAACGGATTTACCTCGGGAGTAAAAGTCTTTGGAAGGGGGGCTGGGGGAGAACCTTTCTACAGAGCCTTAGCCGTTCTCGAAGAATGAGAGAGTACGGATAAGGACAGTGAAACAAGGTTTCAACCAGCCGTCGGAGACAAAATAAAAACGTCGTAGATCCGCCGGAGGCAAATCGCAGCTAGCAATTAAGCCTACCGCTTGCGGCGTGGTTTAGCACTACGTGAGCTACTTGGCTTTTTACCTTGAGGCTTCTTACCTTGCGGTTTGCGTTTGAAGCTTGGCTTGCGGTGTGAGTCTGTGTGTGTGTCAGATTTGTTGTTACCTGACGGCTCGTTGTAGTTGAAGTTAGCGAGCTTGCGCAGCGCAAAAGACTTACCAATGTCTTGCTCCATCTGGAGCATGCGCATGAGCTCTTTTTCACCAAGAAGGGTTATGGCCGTTCCTTTGCGGTATGCCCGTGCTGTGCGTCCTACACGGTGGATGTACTTGTCTGCACTATCAGGCGTGTCGAACTGAATGATGTGTGTGATGTGATCGAGATCAATACCGCGTGCAACAAGGTCAGTGGCAACAAGGATTCGTGCTTCACCTGTTTGCATTTTTTCAAGCATTTTGTTGCGCTTTGACTGCGAAAGGTCACTGTGCAGCGCAGCTACTTCACCGAACTTGTTGGCAAGTGTACGTTCAAGGGCACGACAAGTTTCTTTGGTGTTGGTGAAGATAATGATGCCACCGTCAGCCTTGGAGTGCGGACTGTGCTCAGCACGTTTTTGCTTGTGGACAAGATTGTCAGAGTCATTGAGCAGCAGCGGCATAAGTGTGAGCAGTAGCTTTTTCTTGAGATGCGGTGGAACTGTGAAAAGTTCGTGCGTGATGTCCGGCTTTGCTTCTTCTGTGCGTACATCAATAACTTTTGGGTCTTTTGTGTAGGTGCATGCAAGCTGTTCAATAGGCTTTGGCATGGTTGCAGAGAAGAATGCGGTAGTGCGCTTGGACGGAACACGATCTAAAATTTTCTGGATATCCGGTAGGAATCCGAGATCGAACATACGGTCTGCTTCATCAATTATGAGTGTATCGATGCCGCCGAGACGGATTTCTTTTTGATTCATGAAGTCCAGTAGACGCCCGGGGGTTGCCACAATGATTGTAGATTGTTTGGCAGCTTTTTTTTGTGGTGCAGCGCCGGCACCGCCATATACAGCTCCGCATCGGTAGCCAGTCTGTAGTCCAAGTGCGATGCAAGTTTTTTGAATCTGGAGCACAAGTTCACGGGTTGGAGCAAGGATAAGCGCGCGAACGGGACCACGCTTGAGAGCGTCTTCATCTGCTAAGTATTGAAGCAATGGAAGCAGGAATGCCGCAGTCTTACCAGTGCCTGTGTTTGCAAGGGCAATGGTGTCTCTTCGTTCAAGCAGAATAGGAATTACAGCCTGTTGTACCGGAGTAGGGGCGGTAAACTTGCAGGCGGATAAACCGGAACGAATTCGCTGATCAAAAGAAAATTGATCAAAAGGTACCTTTTCTACCTCAGAGGTAGTTTCAGGTTCTTTTTTTTGTTCGTTGGCGTTTGCTTCAGGCGTAGTCATGGGGATCCTTTGTTGTTCAACATTACATTCAGGCAGGAATGAACTTCATGCTCAGTTTGTACGAGCCTTGTTTCCTTACTGTGATGGTCATCGTAGTATAAGAAAGGTAGGCCAGCTGCAAATGAAAAGTTTTGAAAATAGAAAGTGCTCAGGTTTAGTGACTTATCATGTCTGCGCTGTGGGCATCCTCGTATCATGGTACGTTAATACTAGTGTGTTGCATCATATCGAAATTATATGGTCTGCATATAGATAATGACGGGGGATCCATGTCGAAAGATGTTAAAGATTATCTGCACCTGCTGGATAAACCACTGGATGAGTTTGAAGCGCCTGGAGCGCGCAACTCTACACTTGGAGAAGATGCATTGTGGCATGTTCTGTATTCATTAGGGCAGGATAATACGTATCTTAATAAGCGAAAAGCTTATTGGGGACTTGTGCTGGCTGTACGCGATCGTATGTTAGAAAAATGGACGGCAGTGCAGAGAAAATATTACGCAAACGATGATAAACGGTTGTACTATCTTTCGCTTGAGTTTTTACCCGGTAAGTTTTTACGTGGAAACTTGTTGGCACTGGGGCTGGAAAAT
Proteins encoded in this region:
- a CDS encoding DEAD/DEAH box helicase yields the protein MTTPEANANEQKKEPETTSEVEKVPFDQFSFDQRIRSGLSACKFTAPTPVQQAVIPILLERRDTIALANTGTGKTAAFLLPLLQYLADEDALKRGPVRALILAPTRELVLQIQKTCIALGLQTGYRCGAVYGGAGAAPQKKAAKQSTIIVATPGRLLDFMNQKEIRLGGIDTLIIDEADRMFDLGFLPDIQKILDRVPSKRTTAFFSATMPKPIEQLACTYTKDPKVIDVRTEEAKPDITHELFTVPPHLKKKLLLTLMPLLLNDSDNLVHKQKRAEHSPHSKADGGIIIFTNTKETCRALERTLANKFGEVAALHSDLSQSKRNKMLEKMQTGEARILVATDLVARGIDLDHITHIIQFDTPDSADKYIHRVGRTARAYRKGTAITLLGEKELMRMLQMEQDIGKSFALRKLANFNYNEPSGNNKSDTHTDSHRKPSFKRKPQGKKPQGKKPSSSRSAKPRRKR
- a CDS encoding PHP domain-containing protein — encoded protein: MTRTYIDLHTHSTASDGSDSPEELIQLAKKNNITTLALTDHDTVAGVEEAMDIGKELGVDVIPGCELGVKTDFGEIHLLGLWLDPKASKLQNVMGELRKYRAERNKIIVEKLQALGMDITYEEVLEAAGDGSVGRPHIAQVLVNKKYFKTVKSVFDEMLCDGGKAYAPKKVLTPIEGVKLLKEEGATVSWAHMCIHGRSTEYLNDMIATLKPHGLDALEAYHSEHGDASTRLVVELAAVHGLALTGGSDYHGAVKPNIALGRGKGGLFVPHNVLDNLKELRSKQGLPV
- a CDS encoding tRNA dihydrouridine synthase, coding for MQAAESFSAPITLRGRTIQNRLCLAPMAGLGHIAYRSVAAHYGGYGLLFTGMCSARAVPTENRYKSPVFSWQDEELPKLVCQLFGAAPDDMALAAERVQQENFFGVDINMGCSVAPIVDRQCGADLMRDVDRACEMVEKVRKAVDIPLFVKFRTGWQNEPEPAIAFAKMLEQAGADALTFHPRVAPDRRTKRPRFDDITLVKEAVSIPVFGNGDVWDVASAKAMVERTGCDGLAIGRAAISKPWMFAELSEGFEATPETYRESLFLFLDQIEKWYDPTRAIKLYKKYCMYFAANFLYGNRLFGQLIAGDTMEIMRENAGRCFGDRIPQISKSLNALMMNR
- a CDS encoding Hsp20/alpha crystallin family protein; its protein translation is MVINYGSFYDFPHLFDKLMNDLHDPQPTSLRGATFPPLYISEDDVNVYVRALLPGAAMEDVELAIEDNTLVLRGELKPVQGKYHQQERPTGSFQRLVKVNVPIHKDGITATMKSGMLFVQLPKSTAMQPHTIHIQPR
- a CDS encoding Hsp20/alpha crystallin family protein, encoding MHQIANRIGKRPLVQPPSDFVEREDGFYLYLDMPGVEKEKLLLDIENDKLSVQAKSNFGLVSGERVHSMEFGEVEYCARFEVSELVDKERVSAKFENGVLTIYLPKRNEVPPKRIKIDVL
- the yfcE gene encoding phosphodiesterase is translated as MKILFISDLHGSYDRAKTVLDKAEKINPDCIVLLGDLLYHGPRNPLPVGHDPKATVGLLNSYKDKIIAVRGNCDAEVDQMVLEFPIMSDFSWLLADGRRIFLTHGHLWNPENMPPLCAGDIFVYGHVHRPKAYTDENGIIIWNPGSCSLPKQSDRPTYAVYEDNTFCVFELDDTRILEQIL
- a CDS encoding Trm112 family protein; the encoded protein is MTVQADLLKILACPKCKNSLELTEDKDGLSCSKCNVVYPIREEIPVMLVEESIPQEDWDNGVREARK